Proteins encoded in a region of the Mucilaginibacter sabulilitoris genome:
- a CDS encoding dicarboxylate/amino acid:cation symporter — protein MNSWFKSYKGIILLMGGIIAGSIAGLFLGDKVALIKPIGDIFLNLLFTAVVPLVFFAIASAIAGLDGSKRLGKLLGVTSLVFVSTVLVAAILTIIAAWIFPIHQHLVASPITEAIVKKPFGDQLTQLFTTGEFYELLSRKSMLAAIIFSILIGFATLQSGEKGAPFARFLQSGNEVFKNIFILIMKLGPIGLGAYFAYQVGVFGPQLFGGYARSMALYYGLGAFYFVVIFSLYAFIAGGITGIKRYWRNNIIPSATAVGTCSSIATIPANLDAAKKIGIPDIIADVTIPLGGTLHKDGSSISSIVKMVVVFALFGKSFNSADTIALALGMTVLVSLVEGGIPNGGYIGELLFISAYGFPPEALPPAMIIGTLVDPMATLLNATGDTVAAMLVTRFMEGKNWLKSNETVSEDKPEI, from the coding sequence ATGAATAGCTGGTTTAAAAGTTACAAGGGTATTATACTGCTAATGGGAGGCATTATAGCAGGCAGTATAGCCGGGTTATTTTTAGGCGATAAGGTGGCGTTGATAAAACCCATCGGGGATATTTTCCTTAACCTGCTGTTCACGGCCGTTGTTCCGCTGGTTTTCTTCGCCATAGCATCGGCCATTGCCGGACTCGATGGTTCCAAAAGGCTGGGCAAATTATTGGGTGTTACCTCACTTGTATTTGTATCAACCGTATTGGTGGCGGCCATTTTAACCATCATAGCGGCCTGGATATTTCCTATACACCAGCACCTGGTAGCCAGCCCCATAACCGAAGCTATAGTTAAAAAACCCTTCGGCGATCAGCTTACACAACTATTTACCACCGGCGAGTTTTATGAATTACTTTCGCGTAAAAGCATGCTGGCGGCAATCATTTTTTCGATACTGATAGGTTTTGCCACTTTACAATCAGGGGAAAAAGGCGCGCCCTTTGCCCGTTTTTTACAGAGCGGTAACGAAGTGTTTAAAAACATATTTATCCTGATCATGAAACTGGGGCCGATAGGCTTGGGCGCGTACTTTGCTTACCAGGTAGGTGTGTTCGGTCCGCAATTGTTTGGCGGTTATGCCCGTTCCATGGCATTGTATTATGGCCTGGGCGCGTTTTATTTTGTGGTAATATTTAGTTTATACGCTTTTATAGCCGGCGGTATTACCGGTATAAAAAGATACTGGCGCAACAACATTATACCATCGGCAACGGCTGTAGGTACCTGCAGCAGCATTGCTACTATACCCGCCAACCTTGATGCTGCTAAAAAAATCGGCATCCCCGATATTATTGCCGATGTAACCATTCCGCTTGGCGGTACACTGCATAAGGATGGCTCCAGCATATCCTCTATTGTTAAAATGGTGGTGGTATTTGCCTTGTTTGGTAAAAGCTTTAATAGTGCCGATACCATTGCGCTGGCACTGGGCATGACTGTTCTGGTAAGCCTTGTAGAGGGCGGCATACCCAATGGCGGTTACATAGGCGAGTTGCTGTTTATATCGGCCTACGGCTTTCCGCCCGAGGCCCTCCCTCCTGCAATGATCATAGGCACACTCGTTGATCCCATGGCTACCCTTTTAAACGCCACAGGCGACACCGTTGCCGCCATGCTGGTGACGCGCTTTATGGAAGGTAAAAACTGGCTCAAAAGCAACGAAACCGTCTCTGAAGACAAGCCTGAGATTTAA
- a CDS encoding RagB/SusD family nutrient uptake outer membrane protein: MKFNFKKYSTGILMLAIITSVSSCKKYLEEDSRSNFTQDNYFTSANQARTFVNGIYGGYINNINYGLYFFQNGDAYGEAPFITLELFAGHTTTLGQSTNNKKVINQNTDPTNPGFETVWKSCYTAIEECNLALARIPAINMDAAVKKSLLGEVYFLRAFYYYHLVRLYGDVPLLTAPVDLKSPLLYPERTPQAQVYDQVVNDLLAAEQSGLPNTDQTGRTSMGAVHTLLSSVYLTMAGYPLQKTENYAKAAAEAKQVLPLYTLFDNYAYLHDNPHKNQGELIFQSQYLVGVATNAITQLTVPFNLQVGAYGDHLGAMIPTDDFFKSYEAGDKRTEEKQFYFSKYPNANNPADTINFGEHCLYKYFQVESSVSGTANSGKCDENWTLLRLPEAMLTYAEASNEVNGPTADAYDAVNQIRTRANLKPLAGLSKDQFRIAIWKERYHELAYENKAYFDIQRTHQIYDVKNNTFGPATSTPNEQGVTMKAQYYLWPVPQRERNTNTKLTQNTGW; this comes from the coding sequence ATGAAATTTAATTTTAAAAAATATAGTACCGGTATCCTGATGCTGGCCATAATAACAAGTGTAAGCAGTTGCAAAAAGTATCTTGAAGAAGATAGCCGGAGCAATTTTACACAAGACAATTACTTTACTTCTGCCAACCAGGCCCGCACTTTTGTAAACGGAATTTATGGTGGTTATATTAATAACATCAACTATGGCCTTTACTTTTTCCAAAATGGCGATGCTTATGGTGAAGCTCCATTTATCACCTTAGAACTTTTTGCCGGGCATACTACCACGCTGGGACAAAGTACCAATAACAAAAAAGTAATTAACCAGAATACCGATCCAACCAACCCTGGTTTTGAAACGGTTTGGAAAAGCTGCTACACCGCTATCGAAGAGTGTAATCTGGCTTTGGCGCGTATCCCTGCTATAAACATGGACGCAGCTGTTAAAAAATCATTACTTGGAGAGGTTTATTTTTTGAGGGCGTTTTATTACTATCACCTGGTGAGGTTATATGGCGATGTGCCTTTGCTAACTGCTCCGGTTGATTTGAAAAGTCCGCTTTTATATCCAGAGCGTACCCCACAGGCACAGGTTTATGACCAGGTTGTAAATGACCTGCTCGCAGCAGAACAATCAGGTTTGCCAAATACCGATCAAACCGGAAGGACGTCAATGGGCGCGGTTCATACCCTGCTTTCAAGTGTTTATCTTACTATGGCCGGTTATCCGTTACAAAAAACCGAAAACTACGCTAAGGCAGCTGCGGAAGCTAAACAGGTATTGCCATTATACACCCTGTTTGATAATTACGCTTACCTGCATGATAACCCGCACAAAAATCAGGGCGAACTGATATTCCAGAGTCAGTACCTGGTTGGGGTAGCCACAAACGCTATAACTCAGTTAACTGTTCCGTTTAATCTTCAGGTGGGGGCATATGGCGATCACTTAGGTGCAATGATACCTACAGATGATTTCTTTAAAAGCTATGAAGCCGGCGATAAGCGTACCGAAGAGAAACAATTTTATTTTTCCAAGTATCCCAACGCCAATAACCCAGCAGACACGATTAACTTTGGGGAGCACTGTTTGTATAAATACTTCCAGGTTGAAAGTTCTGTATCGGGTACTGCTAACAGCGGCAAATGCGATGAGAACTGGACGCTGTTACGTTTACCCGAGGCCATGCTGACCTATGCTGAAGCTTCGAACGAAGTAAATGGCCCAACCGCCGATGCTTATGATGCTGTGAACCAGATACGTACACGTGCTAATCTGAAACCTTTGGCTGGATTATCAAAAGATCAGTTTCGCATTGCAATATGGAAAGAGCGTTATCATGAGCTTGCCTATGAGAATAAGGCTTATTTTGATATTCAGCGTACCCACCAGATTTATGATGTGAAAAACAACACATTTGGTCCTGCTACTTCAACTCCAAATGAGCAGGGAGTTACTATGAAAGCACAATATTACCTGTGGCCGGTTCCGCAGCGTGAAAGAAATACCAATACCAAACTGACCCAAAATACCGGTTGGTAA
- a CDS encoding RNA polymerase sigma factor codes for MFDTAQLNESELLLQVALGNEHAFRQLFMLYHQQLGVHMLRITDSTELAEEVVQDVFVKIWLTRETLVGVDNFKAYLFVISKNHALNCLKKLAKERVMVKTFEDDLEGNSITETADTDMYYNLLDEAIDQLPPQQQKVYLLSRHGRLKYAEIADQLELSRETVKKYLQIATTSITQYVHEHLEVIALLTITLKTFFIFFKK; via the coding sequence ATGTTTGATACTGCTCAGTTAAATGAGAGCGAACTACTGTTACAGGTGGCGTTGGGCAATGAGCATGCTTTTCGCCAGTTGTTTATGTTATACCACCAGCAATTGGGGGTTCATATGTTACGCATAACAGACTCAACCGAACTGGCTGAAGAGGTAGTGCAGGATGTTTTTGTAAAAATATGGCTGACACGTGAAACACTGGTTGGGGTTGATAACTTTAAAGCTTATTTGTTTGTTATTTCTAAAAACCACGCTTTAAACTGCTTAAAAAAACTGGCAAAAGAACGTGTTATGGTTAAAACGTTTGAGGATGACCTTGAAGGTAATAGCATAACCGAGACCGCTGATACCGATATGTACTACAACCTGCTTGATGAGGCTATTGACCAGTTGCCGCCGCAGCAGCAAAAGGTTTATTTATTGAGCCGGCACGGCCGACTTAAATATGCCGAGATAGCCGACCAGCTGGAGCTATCGCGCGAAACGGTAAAAAAATATCTGCAAATTGCCACTACGTCCATAACCCAGTACGTGCATGAGCATCTGGAAGTTATTGCGCTTTTAACGATAACACTAAAAACTTTTTTCATTTTTTTTAAAAAGTGA
- a CDS encoding FecR family protein, with translation MSALNARLRYLFNSYYNQTATEQERDELFQIIHASADDTELTGLIHEAWNNLEINEPLFDPAKSMDMLNSIIENNKQEDNIYKIKPPDNNKLWIKLGAAAAFLLFVGFGAYVLVNTEKERDPKKNITKVEPVHDVLPGGNRALLTLANGKTIYLDDAKNGVLAKEGSTRINKTRDGQLVYEDGQNGTDNSVPVMNTITTPRGGQYQLVLNDGSKVWLNSASTLSFPAVFTGNTREVEITGEAYFEVAKNPAKPFRVKAHRTVVEVLGTHFNMMAYNDEAVMKTTLLEGAVKISNNNYSSILKPGQQASLNQSGQIRIIDDADAEDSVAWKDGLFQFTDASIQSIMRQAARWYDVEVSYEGQIPVREFTGRISRNVKASELLGMLKYAGVNFRIEDKHITIME, from the coding sequence ATGAGTGCATTGAATGCAAGGTTACGTTATCTTTTCAATAGTTATTATAATCAAACGGCTACAGAGCAGGAGAGGGACGAGCTTTTTCAGATCATTCATGCATCAGCAGATGATACGGAACTAACAGGGCTTATTCATGAAGCCTGGAACAACCTTGAAATAAATGAACCGCTTTTTGACCCCGCAAAAAGCATGGATATGCTTAACAGCATTATTGAAAACAATAAACAGGAAGATAATATATACAAAATAAAGCCTCCGGATAACAATAAGCTTTGGATAAAGCTTGGTGCTGCCGCCGCTTTTTTACTTTTTGTGGGTTTTGGGGCCTACGTTTTGGTAAATACAGAAAAGGAGCGTGATCCTAAAAAAAACATAACCAAGGTAGAGCCCGTACATGATGTATTGCCCGGAGGTAATCGCGCTTTATTAACATTAGCAAATGGTAAAACGATTTATCTTGACGATGCCAAAAACGGTGTTTTGGCAAAAGAAGGCAGCACCCGGATAAATAAAACACGCGACGGGCAGCTGGTGTATGAGGACGGCCAAAACGGCACGGATAATAGTGTGCCTGTTATGAATACTATTACCACTCCACGTGGGGGGCAATACCAGTTGGTATTAAACGACGGTAGTAAGGTTTGGCTCAATTCGGCCTCAACGCTTAGCTTTCCGGCGGTATTTACAGGTAATACACGGGAAGTTGAAATTACCGGAGAAGCTTATTTTGAGGTGGCTAAAAACCCTGCTAAACCCTTTAGGGTAAAAGCGCACCGTACCGTGGTTGAAGTATTAGGCACCCATTTTAACATGATGGCCTATAATGATGAGGCGGTAATGAAAACCACCCTGCTTGAAGGGGCTGTTAAGATCAGTAATAACAATTACTCCAGTATTTTAAAACCTGGTCAGCAGGCATCGCTTAACCAAAGCGGCCAAATAAGGATAATTGATGATGCCGATGCCGAAGATTCGGTGGCCTGGAAAGATGGTTTGTTTCAGTTTACAGATGCCAGCATACAGTCAATCATGCGCCAGGCAGCCCGTTGGTACGATGTGGAAGTAAGTTACGAGGGACAGATACCTGTAAGGGAGTTTACGGGCCGCATATCGCGCAACGTAAAAGCATCTGAATTGCTGGGCATGCTTAAGTATGCAGGCGTTAACTTCAGGATAGAGGATAAGCACATCACCATAATGGAATAA
- a CDS encoding TMEM175 family protein — translation MAFGKGRMEALSDGVIAIIITIMVLEMKVPHGDSIEALKPLISVFLSYILSFVYVGIYWNSHHHLLQIVKSINGTILWANLHLLFWLSLIPFVTGWMGENHFTTWPVACYGFILVMCGVAYAILTAALVRHHGENSLIADAVGNDWKAKISVLVYVVAIGIAWINSMASFILYAFVSAMWFIPDKRIENKLTGQPPEH, via the coding sequence ATGGCATTTGGAAAAGGTAGGATGGAAGCTCTTAGTGATGGCGTAATCGCCATCATTATTACCATTATGGTGTTGGAAATGAAGGTGCCCCATGGCGATAGCATTGAGGCGTTAAAGCCGCTCATCTCAGTTTTTCTAAGTTATATATTAAGCTTTGTTTACGTAGGGATATACTGGAACAGTCATCACCACCTTCTGCAAATAGTAAAATCAATAAATGGTACGATTTTATGGGCCAACCTTCACCTGCTTTTCTGGTTGTCGCTCATACCATTTGTAACCGGTTGGATGGGCGAAAACCATTTCACCACATGGCCTGTAGCATGCTACGGCTTTATACTTGTCATGTGCGGAGTTGCCTATGCCATTTTAACAGCAGCCCTTGTACGGCATCATGGCGAAAATTCATTAATAGCGGATGCCGTGGGTAACGACTGGAAAGCTAAAATTTCGGTACTTGTTTATGTCGTAGCCATCGGTATCGCCTGGATAAACAGTATGGCCAGTTTTATTTTGTACGCGTTTGTATCTGCCATGTGGTTTATCCCAGATAAAAGGATTGAAAATAAATTAACAGGACAACCGCCTGAGCATTAG
- a CDS encoding trimeric intracellular cation channel family protein has protein sequence MLHILYIIAITAEAMTAALSAGRRDMDWVGVCIIAWVTALGGGTVRNILFNHYPMSWVEHPEYLLITAGAAILAAIIASIMTKLKKLFLYLDALGLVVFTIIGCQIAQQINLPVFIIMLSGMITGCAGGVLRDVLCNDVPLLFHKEIYASASIVTGAVYLGIEYLGASSGIAIIVACVIGLALRLLSIRYKWQMPKFVYHEEWH, from the coding sequence ATGCTGCATATTTTATACATTATAGCTATTACCGCCGAAGCCATGACAGCTGCCCTGTCGGCCGGCCGCCGGGATATGGATTGGGTGGGTGTTTGTATCATTGCCTGGGTCACTGCGCTGGGCGGCGGTACCGTGCGCAATATTTTGTTTAACCATTACCCTATGAGCTGGGTGGAGCACCCGGAGTATTTACTAATCACTGCGGGTGCGGCTATCCTGGCGGCAATTATTGCATCGATAATGACTAAACTAAAAAAGCTGTTCCTCTATCTGGATGCTTTAGGTCTGGTAGTATTTACCATTATAGGTTGTCAGATAGCACAGCAAATAAATCTGCCTGTATTTATTATTATGCTAAGCGGCATGATCACCGGCTGCGCGGGCGGCGTACTGCGCGATGTATTGTGTAATGATGTACCCCTATTATTTCATAAAGAGATATATGCCAGCGCATCTATAGTTACCGGGGCAGTTTACCTGGGCATTGAATATTTAGGCGCAAGCTCTGGGATTGCCATTATTGTGGCCTGTGTTATTGGTTTGGCCTTACGTTTATTATCCATTCGGTATAAATGGCAAATGCCCAAATTTGTTTACCACGAAGAATGGCATTAA
- a CDS encoding TonB-dependent receptor encodes MNFNSKATPLAWPQLSKIILAMKLTAIIIIAALTNVSAKSYSQIVTLHEKNTTVEKVLRSIEKQTGFHFLYDKKDVSKAAGVNVEVSNASLEQALEQCFKDQPLAYKIFDQTIVVKKKDAPEIPVAAIKVQGTVSDAKGPLPGVSVKIKGTNLGTVTDVNGKYTLNAPDGNGTLVFSFIGYNTQEVAIGNKAQLDVTLVETPKALNEVVVVGYGTQKRVDLTGSVGSVNAKQLQDRPAINVEQELAGKIAGVNVSTNSGAPGGATKIRIRGYSSINAATDPLYVVDGVVWTEGGASLNPNDIETIDVLKDASSTAIYGTRGANGVILVTTKRGKKGGSVSYDAYGSISNMAKELPVLNSEQFLHVEDVSYNNIKKYDPTGWAAGKYTDDNPVKIRTALIGKLFDSNLKPLYDVDWQKATTRTAYSQNHNVTFTGGSDNLTYGLFLNYADDEGIILNSYQKRYNARLTIDHQVKPWLKVGATFNYNNSERRSADDGTGGNNIPRMLIEMIPIVPIKYPDGTYGKRTDYPNMEGGDNPVAQANEVHNLYRTRVFSGNGYLNLNLAPGLEFRSTLGVTTSANYDPKFASGLVGGATADQSNSSASINERNDTFWQWENHFTYNKTFNKIHSLNVVLGTERQNFNELNVGSSTSNLADDYFQFNNLGAGALPGTPSSFYYAWQMQSFFARVNYGYKDKYLLTVTGREDGSSRFGAGSKYGFFPSAALAWRVSQEDFLKDNKTISDLKLRFSYGLTGNSEIGQYRSQALLPIGSYPFGGNRNSATVIDIGSPGNPDLQWEKTSEYNFGVAFGLFDNRITLDADAYIKKTKALLLNAPLPESSGFSSVYKNIGSLQNEGIELSLNTVNIKTENFSWNTGFNISFLKNKILHLGDANDDIFLDPTFLSQFNLLRVGQPASVFYGYKVLGTWGTAEAAEAAKYNMLPGDLKIQDTNGDGKVTVDDKQILGKSTPSGYGTFTNTFKYKNIDLGVELQFNYGNQIMNLTRHSGQDRTGQANSYATVLNAWTPTNQNTSIAEDRPAYVYYSTEIYSTKVESGNFIRGRNVTLGYTFPESITHKIKLSRLRIYAQAQNLFLITKYTGYDPETSTYNAGMVNGAQTNSNFTQGIQFYDYPKPRIFLLGLNASF; translated from the coding sequence ATGAATTTTAATTCTAAGGCCACGCCTTTGGCATGGCCTCAATTATCAAAAATAATACTGGCTATGAAGCTAACAGCTATTATTATAATTGCTGCCCTTACTAATGTCAGCGCAAAAAGTTACAGTCAAATAGTAACCCTACATGAAAAGAATACTACCGTTGAAAAAGTACTGAGGTCAATTGAAAAACAAACTGGTTTTCACTTTTTGTATGACAAAAAGGATGTATCAAAAGCCGCAGGTGTAAATGTTGAAGTATCAAATGCTTCACTCGAACAGGCACTTGAACAATGCTTTAAAGACCAGCCTTTAGCATACAAAATATTTGATCAAACTATTGTAGTAAAAAAGAAAGACGCGCCCGAAATACCGGTTGCGGCAATTAAGGTACAAGGCACGGTAAGCGATGCCAAAGGCCCGCTACCTGGCGTAAGCGTTAAAATAAAAGGCACCAACCTGGGTACCGTTACGGATGTAAATGGTAAATATACCCTGAATGCGCCCGATGGTAACGGAACGCTTGTGTTCAGTTTTATTGGTTACAATACCCAGGAGGTGGCTATTGGCAATAAGGCACAGCTTGACGTAACCCTGGTTGAAACACCCAAAGCCTTAAATGAGGTTGTTGTGGTAGGTTACGGTACACAAAAACGTGTTGATTTAACCGGCTCGGTTGGTAGTGTTAACGCTAAACAATTGCAAGACAGGCCTGCCATTAACGTAGAGCAGGAACTTGCCGGAAAAATTGCCGGTGTTAACGTATCAACCAACTCTGGCGCACCAGGTGGTGCAACCAAAATCCGTATACGCGGTTACAGCTCTATCAATGCTGCGACAGACCCTTTATATGTGGTTGATGGTGTTGTTTGGACAGAAGGCGGCGCCTCTCTTAACCCTAACGATATCGAAACTATCGACGTACTGAAAGATGCATCATCAACAGCTATTTACGGTACACGTGGTGCAAACGGTGTAATTTTGGTAACTACCAAACGTGGTAAAAAAGGCGGCAGTGTTAGTTATGATGCTTACGGAAGTATAAGCAATATGGCTAAAGAACTACCGGTATTAAATTCAGAACAGTTTTTACACGTAGAAGATGTTTCTTATAACAACATCAAAAAATACGACCCAACAGGTTGGGCAGCCGGTAAATATACCGACGATAATCCGGTAAAGATTCGTACCGCTTTAATTGGTAAACTGTTCGATTCTAACCTGAAACCGTTATATGACGTTGACTGGCAAAAAGCTACTACACGTACCGCGTATAGCCAAAACCATAACGTAACATTTACAGGCGGCAGTGATAACCTTACTTACGGATTATTCCTGAACTACGCCGATGATGAAGGTATTATATTAAACAGCTATCAGAAACGCTATAACGCGCGTTTAACTATTGATCACCAGGTAAAACCGTGGTTAAAAGTTGGTGCTACATTTAACTATAACAATTCAGAGCGCCGTTCTGCCGATGATGGAACCGGGGGTAACAATATTCCCCGTATGTTAATTGAAATGATCCCGATTGTACCTATTAAATACCCTGACGGTACTTACGGAAAAAGAACCGACTATCCAAACATGGAAGGCGGTGATAACCCGGTTGCGCAGGCAAATGAAGTACATAACCTATACAGAACACGCGTATTCAGTGGTAACGGTTATTTAAATTTAAACCTTGCACCGGGCCTTGAATTTCGCAGTACACTCGGTGTAACTACATCTGCAAACTATGATCCGAAATTTGCAAGCGGTTTGGTAGGTGGTGCCACAGCTGATCAAAGTAATAGCTCTGCTTCTATTAATGAGCGTAATGATACTTTCTGGCAATGGGAAAACCACTTTACCTATAATAAAACATTCAATAAGATACATTCATTGAATGTGGTATTAGGTACTGAGCGTCAAAATTTCAATGAGTTAAACGTTGGTTCATCAACATCTAACTTAGCCGACGATTATTTCCAATTTAATAACCTTGGTGCAGGCGCGCTTCCCGGAACACCGTCATCATTTTATTATGCATGGCAAATGCAATCATTTTTTGCCCGTGTAAATTATGGTTATAAAGATAAGTATTTGTTAACCGTTACCGGTCGTGAAGATGGTTCATCACGTTTTGGTGCAGGTTCAAAATATGGTTTCTTTCCATCAGCGGCTTTAGCCTGGCGTGTATCTCAAGAAGATTTCCTGAAAGACAACAAAACTATTTCTGACTTGAAATTAAGGTTTAGCTATGGTTTAACCGGTAACTCTGAAATTGGTCAGTATAGGTCACAGGCACTTTTACCAATAGGTAGCTATCCGTTTGGTGGCAACCGTAATTCGGCTACTGTAATTGATATCGGCAGCCCGGGTAACCCTGATCTGCAGTGGGAAAAAACATCCGAATACAACTTTGGTGTTGCATTCGGATTGTTTGACAACCGCATTACTTTAGACGCGGACGCTTATATCAAAAAAACCAAAGCGCTTTTACTTAATGCACCACTGCCTGAGTCAAGCGGTTTCTCAAGCGTATATAAAAACATTGGTAGCTTGCAAAATGAGGGTATCGAACTATCCCTTAATACAGTTAACATCAAAACAGAGAACTTTAGCTGGAATACAGGCTTCAATATATCGTTCCTGAAAAATAAAATTCTGCATTTAGGTGATGCCAATGACGATATATTCCTTGATCCAACTTTCCTGTCGCAATTTAACTTGTTACGTGTTGGCCAGCCGGCCAGTGTTTTTTATGGCTACAAAGTATTAGGTACATGGGGAACTGCTGAAGCAGCCGAAGCTGCCAAGTATAACATGCTGCCAGGCGACTTGAAAATTCAGGATACAAATGGCGATGGAAAGGTTACTGTTGACGACAAACAAATTCTCGGTAAATCAACTCCTTCGGGCTATGGTACATTTACCAACACCTTTAAATACAAAAACATTGATTTAGGGGTTGAGCTTCAGTTTAACTATGGTAACCAGATCATGAACCTAACCCGTCACTCAGGTCAGGACCGTACAGGCCAGGCCAACAGTTATGCTACTGTACTGAATGCATGGACGCCAACCAATCAGAATACCAGTATAGCCGAAGACAGGCCAGCTTACGTATATTATTCAACAGAAATATACTCTACAAAAGTTGAAAGCGGCAATTTCATCCGTGGCAGAAACGTTACCCTTGGTTATACATTCCCCGAATCAATAACTCATAAAATAAAGTTAAGCCGCTTAAGGATTTACGCGCAGGCTCAAAATTTGTTCCTGATCACAAAATATACAGGATATGATCCTGAAACCTCAACCTATAATGCTGGTATGGTCAATGGGGCACAAACAAACAGCAACTTTACCCAAGGCATACAGTTTTATGATTATCCTAAGCCAAGAATATTTTTACTTGGTTTAAATGCAAGTTTTTAA
- a CDS encoding HD domain-containing protein produces the protein MQIEQAREFILDKLDKELPEHFYYHNAMHAIDVYNAAGLIANNERVGEYETKLLLTAALFHDSGFLYGGKTDHELRSCEIARLHLPGFDYTGDDIEQICDIIMATKLPQDPHNYLGQIICDSDLDYLGRNDFFVLSKKLFSELVITDGLKTEGEWNKIQIAFFQGHHYFTKTVIELRSALKQEHLEEIIKKEF, from the coding sequence ATGCAGATAGAACAGGCCAGGGAATTTATACTGGACAAATTAGACAAAGAGCTGCCGGAGCATTTTTACTATCATAACGCTATGCATGCCATTGATGTATATAATGCAGCCGGGTTGATAGCTAATAACGAAAGGGTAGGAGAATATGAAACAAAACTATTGCTTACAGCCGCGTTGTTTCATGATTCGGGGTTTTTATATGGTGGTAAAACAGATCATGAACTACGGTCGTGCGAAATAGCCCGTTTGCATTTGCCCGGCTTTGATTACACCGGTGATGATATTGAACAGATATGTGATATTATTATGGCTACCAAATTGCCCCAGGATCCGCATAACTATTTAGGGCAAATTATTTGTGATTCCGATTTGGATTATTTAGGCCGGAATGATTTTTTTGTACTCAGTAAAAAGCTATTTTCGGAACTTGTAATTACCGATGGTTTAAAAACAGAAGGGGAGTGGAATAAAATACAGATTGCTTTTTTTCAGGGCCATCATTATTTCACCAAAACGGTTATTGAATTGCGCAGCGCTCTTAAACAGGAACATTTAGAAGAAATCATTAAAAAAGAATTTTAA